Proteins encoded within one genomic window of Desulfocurvibacter africanus subsp. africanus DSM 2603:
- a CDS encoding MgtC/SapB family protein, with protein sequence MSAQTISDFIQSHAILGYLAKLAMSYLLAFPIAWERERDARSAGLRTFPLVAVASCGYMLTGISALAGADAQSRVFYGIITGIGFIGGGAILKHSGSVRGTATAAGIWATGAMGCAVAWGEYEIALALSFVASLTFWVVSRFKRKPLEREGDIEKVERQGPPPPG encoded by the coding sequence ATGAGCGCACAGACTATATCCGACTTCATCCAAAGCCATGCGATCCTGGGCTACTTGGCTAAACTGGCCATGTCCTACCTGCTGGCCTTCCCCATCGCCTGGGAGCGCGAACGCGATGCGCGCAGCGCTGGCTTGCGCACTTTCCCGCTGGTGGCCGTGGCTTCCTGCGGCTACATGCTTACGGGAATCAGCGCACTGGCTGGCGCGGACGCTCAGTCGCGCGTGTTTTACGGCATCATTACCGGCATCGGCTTTATCGGCGGCGGGGCCATTCTCAAGCACAGCGGCAGCGTGCGGGGCACAGCCACAGCCGCTGGCATCTGGGCCACGGGCGCCATGGGCTGCGCCGTGGCCTGGGGCGAGTATGAGATCGCCCTGGCCCTGAGTTTCGTGGCCAGCTTGACCTTCTGGGTCGTGAGCAGGTTCAAGCGGAAGCCCCTGGAGCGCGAAGGAGATATCGAGAAGGTCGAGCGCCAGGGACCGCCGCCGCCCGGCTGA